GTCGGTCGTCGTTGCACGCAATGCGCGGGGCGAGACGGCGGCGTTCCCGCCGTCGGAGAACATCCACGAGAACCACATTTTGCACCTTTCCATCGTGCCGGCCCGGTTCGACGACGCGGTGATGAACAGGGCCTTGTCGCTTGCACATCAAGTTGCGAATGCCCTTCAAGTGGTCGGACTCGTTGCCGTGGAGATGTTTGTTTGTGCGGATGGCACCCTGTTCATCAATGAGTTGGCGCCACGGCCTCACAACAGCGGTCACTACACGATGGATGCTTGTGTAACGAGCCAGTTTGAGCAGCACATCCGCGCCGTCTGCAACTTGCCGCTCGGTGCCGTGAAGCTGTTGACGCCAGTTGTCATGGTCAACATTCTTGGGCAGCACCTGGATGGCGTGATCGACAGGATGGATTCGATGCCGCCAAATGTGAAGGTTCACCTATATGGGAAACATGAGTCACGGACGGATCGGAAGATGGGACATCTCAATGTCTTGGCGGACACGGTCGAAGATGCACTCGGGACTATTTCGGATATGGGGATTTGGATCGTTTAGCACGTGTAGCGGACAACATGGGGCGGTCCAGCCCGTAGTAAATCTACGAGCGGGACCGCCCCTTTCATTTCACGCCCATTCAAGAGACACGGCGACATGTTCCATGGGCTCTATCTTGGCTGATCAGTATGCGATGCCAGGCGTTGCGACAGCGCCGCCGCCCATTGCTCCGTAGGCCGGGACAAGCAAGAAGAACAGAACGAAGATGATCAAGAAGACCACTGCCCATTGCGTGTAACCTCCGAAAATACCGTACATATAAACGCCTCCTCGCTGTTTTTGCGGCAGGTAGCCTGCCGACTACAGACTTACCTTATGTAACCGAACCCATGGGTTCCACGACATTCACCCATTTGTTTGGAGCGAGCGAATCATTTGGGCACGTGCCTGCACTGTCAAGCGACTTGTTGGGCTGAACAGTGATTGGCGGTCATGGAGGAGACAGTGGTGCAGGATTCGACCTGACTCAGCTATCCGGAACCCGTCGGCTATGCTAAGATTGTGCTGGAGGACCCAAACGACTAGACAAGCCGTTTGGTTGCGTCTTCCCCCAGATTTGCGTATACTCTGTAACGAATTTTATATTGTGGCATTGATGAGGCAAGTAAAGCAGGGCGATTCCACAGGGAGGTGCACCGCGACTGGAAGTGCACTGAATTTAGCTGCTTGAAGTTCCCCTCTGAGCCGCGGGGCTGAAATGAAACGTGTCCCACGATCACGTCCGAACCAATGGACGGTCTGAACACGGCAGTAGGCCTCGCCGGATAAAGTTTATCCGTTATCTTGTAAGCTGGGCGACTTCAAGTCGTCAATTAGGGTGGTACCGCGAGCAACTCGTCCCTACTGGGGAGTTGCTCTTTTTTGTTTACGGAGGAGGGAAATCATTGGATTTCACAGCACTCAAGGCACAACTTGACACATTGCGCGATCACGCAGTGACAAAGCTCGCTTCTGTCAGTGACACAAAGTCCCTCAATGAGTGGCGGGTGGCATATCTCGGCAAAAAAAGTGAAGTCTCGGGCTTAGCGAAACAAATGGGCGGCTTGGCTCCAGAGGAACGACCAAAGTTCGGACAATTGCTGAACGATGTGCGCCAAGCGCTTGAAGCAGAGTGGGAAGAAAAGCGGAACATTCTCGAGCGGGCGGAACAAAACGCTCGGCTGAGCGCGGAAACAATCGACATCACACTGCCAGGGCGCGAAACACAGCCTGGTGCATATCATCCAATTTCGCGAGTCATTCGCGAAATTGAGGATGTTTTTCTCGGAATGGGATTTATGATCGCCGATGGCCCGGAAGTGGAGACCGACTTGTACAATTTCGAAATGCTCAATCTCCCGAAAGACCATCCAGCGCGCGATATGCAGGATACGTTTTATATTACTGACGAGCTTTTAATGCGCACGCATACTTCACCCATGCAGGTTCGGACAATGCAGCGAATGCACCCGCAGGTGCCTGTGAAGGTGCTGGTTCCAGGCAGAGTGTACCGTCGAGATGAGGACGATGCGACGCATTCGCACGCCTTCACACAGATTGAAGGGCTCGTCGTCGACAAAAATATTCGCATGAGCGATCTCAAAGGCATTCTGGAACAATTCGCCAAGGCACTGTTTGGCGAAAATCAACGCGTTCGACTACGGCCCAGCTTCTTCCCGTTCACCGAGCCGAGTGCGGAAGTTGACCTCGTTTGTGTCCACTGCGGCGGCGACGGCTGCAGGGTTTGCAAGGAAACGGGTTGGATCGAAATATTGGGATCTGGCATGGTTCATCCGCGCGTCCTTGATATGGCTGGATACGACAGCTCCATATACAGCGGCTTCGCATTTGGTATGGGGGCGGAACGAATCGCCATGTTGAAGTACGGGATTACAGATATTCGTCAACTGTACCAAAATGACTTGCGTTTCTTGCGCCAGTTCACGGGTGCTTAAATCGTCATTCATGAAAGACAACGGTCGGGGGTGTTTAGGTGAAAGTATCGTATCAGTGGTTGAGTGAGTTTGTGGATTTGTCAGGTTATACACCTGATTCGTTAGCCGAGCTCCTCACGGGGGCTGGACTTGCTGTCGACGCGGTAGAGTCGCGCAACCTAGGTGTGGAGGGCGTCGTCGTCGGTGTCGTGCGGGATATGGAGCATCATCCGGACGCGGACCGATTAAATGTATGCCAAGTCGACGTTGGGCAGGCGGAACTTTTGCAGATTGTGTGTGGGGCGCCAAACGTTCGTCCCGGGATGATTGTTCCTGTGGCACTACCCGGAGCGAAACTACCAGGTGGTAAGGAGATTAAGCGTGCAAAACTGCGTGGCGTGACTTCCAACGGCATGCTGTGCTCCGCTTCGGAAATCGGGCTGGACACGAGACTGTTGCCGGCGAGCCAAACGACAGGTCTCTATGCCTTGCCTGAGGACACAGAGATTGGCAAGGACATCACCCAAGTGCTTCACCTGGATGACTGGGTCCTTGATATCGATCTCACCCCGAATCGCAGCGATTGCCTCTCCATTCGCGGCTTAGCGTACGAAATCGCGGCTTTGACGAAAAAACCGACGAGTTTCCCGACGCAGATAGAGATTCCGCTGCCAGACGTTCCGTCGCCCATCCGCGTGCGGATCGACAGCGAACGGTGCGGGAGGTATGACGCACAGGTTCTGGAGGGCCTTGAAACTGGCGCTTCGCCTCTTTGGATGCAAGCGCGTTTAATGACCATGGGTGTACGCCCTATCGACGTCATCGTAGACGTGACGAACTACGTCATGCTCGAGTGGGGACAACCTCTCCACGCGTTTGACGAAGCGTCCATCGCGGATCAAACGATTGTCGTTCGGCAAGCGACTGACGGTGAAACATTACAAACTTTGGACGGGCAAACGCGCACGTTGGATTCAGATATGCTTGTCATCGCTGATCCGCAAAAAGCCATCGGCCTAGCGGGGGTCATGGGCGGCGAAAACAGTGAAATCCGTACGGGAACGTCGCGGGTCGTCATCGAATCGGCCAGGTTTGATGCTCCATCCACGCGGCGAACGGGGCAGAAGTTGGGTCTCCGGTCGGAAGCGCAACAACGCTTCGAAAAAGGGATCGATCCGGCCACGGTTCGCAACGCCCTGTTACGTGCCACACAGCTGTTGATTCAACTCGCTGGCGCACAGCTGGTTGGCGGAATCAGCACGGCACGGCGTGATCAAGATGAAACGACGCTTCATCGCACTGTTCGCTTTTCACCTGACCGATGCCGTGCCCTGCTTGGCTGCTCCATCGAGGACAAGACGATACAAGCGATTTTCAGCCAACTCGGTTTCAGTGTGAAGCAACGTGACACGGAGTGGGATGTTTCCGTCCCGACTCGACGTCCAGACATTGAGTTGCAGGCGGACCTGGTTGAAGAGGTCGCGCGTATATACGGATACGATAACATTCCCTCAACGGAACTCACTGGGCCTATCACTGCTGGTGGCCGGGATGCTCGCCAACAGCTCTTAGGGCGCATCCGCGAAGGACTCATTGCGAGCGGTTTATTCGAAGTTCGGACATATGCGTTCACGTCGCCAGAGGCCCTGGCCGCTCTACAGTTGCCTGCCGGAGCTCGTGAGACGCATATGATTCCGTTGATGCATCCCATGTCCGACGAACGCCGAGTGCTTCGTACGCACATGTTGCCCAGTCTTGCGGAAGTCGCTAAGTATAACCTGGCGCATCGGGTTGATGGCGGTGCGATTTTTGAACTCGGACGGGTATATGAACCGAAGGAGTCACCTGTGCAATCGCAACCGGATGAGCACACAGTCGTTGGCCTGCTCTGGTTCGGTGAAACATCTGAGAACATTTATGGACGATCTCGCCCTGTTGACTTTTTCGACGCCAAAGGTGCCTTGGACCATCTTTTCCATCGTCTGGGCATTGCGGTGCGATACGAGCGTGCAAACGAGTCATGGCTTCACCCTGGTCGATCCGCCCGCATGATTGTGAAGGACACGGTGATTGGCCTAGTCGGTGAAGTGCACCCTGCAACGGCCGAAGCACTGGATGTGTCTCATTCCATCTATGCTCAGTTGTCTGTAGAAAGTATCATCGAGCGCCTTCCAATCTCGACAACCGTTCACGCTCTGCCGCGCTTCCCAGGCTCACGTCGCGACGTAGCGCTGATTGTCTCGACACAAGTTCTCGTTGGCGATATGCTGAATGTTATCAAAGACGTTGGACATGATTACTCGATCCTCCAGAACGCAACCGTGTTCGACGTTTACAGTGGGCAAGGTGTTCCTGAGAACCACAAAAGCGTGGCAATCGCCATCCATTTTCAAGCGGAGGAGCGGACGTTGACGGATAGCGAGATCGAGGATGTTGTAAAAGTGGTACTCGAGCGTCTTCAGAATGTGTTTGGCGCCCAGTTACGGGGATAGGCTCATCGCCCTGTTTCTGTTGTTGTTCGGCAGGAATTTGGCCGATAACAGGGAATATGGGGCTGTAGGGTGTCGAGGGGGGAACGCGCGATGGACAATCGGTCGGTCAACCGCGTGAAAGTAGTCATACATGGAATGGAATATACACTGCGAGGTCAAGCCCCAACAGAACACTTGTATGAAGTGGCGACCATGGTTGACAAAATGATGTCGGAAATTGCTGCCACGTCGGCCTATATGGATGATCGACGCGTTGCAGTGTTAACAGCGCTCAATTTGGCCGATGAGCTGCAACGTTTACGGCATGACTACCAACAATTAGTTGACCTGATCGACGATAAGACACGAGGTGATTCGTCTCAGTGAGCGGATTTGGCGTGCTCGATATTATTTTTATTGCCGTCATTGCGCTGGGGGCCATCAACGGCTATCGCTTGGGGTTTGTTCGTCAGGTGACAAGATTGTTCGGTGCAGTTATCGCTTACTTCGTTTCATACTGGTTGCGGCCGTACGTGGCACCTGTGGTTGAAAACATGCATCTTTTTTCCCACTTGCCGCAAAGTGCAGTCGCAAACACCTTGTTTGGCAATCTGTCTGGAGCAATCGCATTTGGTGTTGTGTTTATTGTTACGTTTCTCCTGCTCCGGTATGCGGCGGGCCTAATCGACGCACTGTTTAGTTTGCCCGTCTTGTCGTTCGTGAATCGAACGGTTGGATTGGTTGCTGGCGTTGCTTTGGCTGTGATCTTTGTGTACGTGGTTTCTCTCATTATGCATTACGTGAACACACCGGGTGTCCAACATCTAGTAAACCAGTCTCGAATTGCACGGTGGTTGACGGGAAACGCGTGGCAATTCGTTTCCCATATCGGAAGTACAAAAAACCTAAACGTTTAAAAGATGAGGCGAATCGGGCTGTTGCCCGAATCGCCTCATCTTTCGTCGTGTGTTCCGCGCAGGTTAGTTGGGATAAACAAGTCGATGATCCCGATTACCAACGACGCCAGAAGCGCGCCAAGAATACTTGCACGCATTCCAGGCACAAATAACTGTGCCACGTATATCACGATGGCGCCGGAAATAAAGCCGACGATACCTCGTCCATATGGTGAGATTCGACGGCCAAAAAGTGCTTCCATGGCGAGTCCAAGGATGGAAATAACGATTGCGGCGAGGACTGCGGACCAGAATCCCATGACGCCAAAGCCAGGAACAAGGTAACCCACGAGCATCAAAACAAGTGCAGATACGATGAATCGGACAATGGTGCCGATGATGCGTTGCATGCAGGATCCTCCTCTCTCGGTCTGCGTTTAGACTGTCCCTATGGTTGAAAGGCAATGTGGTACAATGAATGGGATTTTTTGAACTTTTTTAATGGAGTGCGATGTATGTTAGAGCGGTCACTTAAGGCCCTAGAATACCCATATATACAAGAACAGTTGAGCAGCTATGCCATGTGTAGTCTCGGTAAGCAAGCTGCGGCTGAAATGAGTCCATTTCAAAACATCACCGAGGCCAATCGCGAACTCGATGCCGTTGATGAGTGTCTTCGATGTATTTTGCGCGCTGGCGGTCCGCCTTTTGGTGGGATCACGGATATCCGGACGGATTTACGGCGCGCCGAAATCGGAGGCACGTTGTCGGCGGATCGAATTTTGGCTGTTGCTCGCCTCATTCAAGGTGGTCGGGCGTTTCGGCAGTATGTCAGCCGAGCGGCCGAACTGACAGAACTGGTACACCTGCCGGAACTCACAGAAGGGATGGTCGACGCGAAGCGTACGGAACAAGAAATCGCGCACGCGATAAGCGACGATGGACAAGTTTTGGACCACGCGAGTGAACAGCTTCATCGATTGCGCAGTGAACGTCGGCGGGCGGAAGGTGAAGTTCGCACGGTCTTGGACCGAATGCTGAGAGCGAATCAGAAGCTCCTTCAAGAGCCAATCATCGCCATGCGCGGTACGTATTTCTGTCTGCCGGTGCGCGTTGAGCACAAAAATCAAATTCGAGGCGTGGTTCGCGACGTTTCGTCGTCGGGATCGACGGTATTTATTGAACCGCAAGCCGTTGTGGATATCAGCAACCGCGTTCGGGAATTGCAGGTATTGGAAGAACAGGAAATTGAACGCATCTTGTTCAAACTGTCGCAGATCATCGCCGAGGTCGCTCCAGATCTTCGTGTGAATGTAAACATTCTCCAAACGATCGATTTGTGGTTTGCCAAAGCCAGTTACGCCAGGGCCCTCGACGCAAAACGTCCCACGTTGACTGATAACGTATGGCGGCTTCACGGTGCCCGTCATCCACAGTTAAACAAGGATGCGGTTCCAGTCGATGTGGAATTGGGTGACCGGTTTCACCTTCTCATCGTCACGGGTCCGAACACGGGTGGCAAGACGGTCACGTTGAAGACCGTTGGGTTGCTCACGCTCATGGCCATGTCCGGGTGCTTTTTGCCTACAAAACGGGAAAGCGAAGTCGGTTTTTCCACTGAAATTTTTGTGGATATTGGTGATGAGCAGAGCATTGAGCAGAGTCTTTCGACATTTTCTTCTCACATGAACAACATTATCCACATGCTCTCTACTGTCCGCCCAGATAGTTTGGTCTTGTTGGACGAACTGGGTGCCGGCACCGATCCGGCGGAGGGTTCCGCGTTGGCGATTGCCATTCTCGACCGGTTGTCGTCTATCGGTTGCCGGGTTATCGCAACAACTCACTACGCGGAACTGAAAGGATACGCATTCCAAAATGAAAATGCCATGAATGCAAGTATGGAGTTCGATGTGGAGAGTTTGCGACCGACGTATCGGTTGCTGGTGGGTGTTCCGGGGAGATCGAATGCGCTTGCCATCGCTGAGCGGCTCGGATTGCCACGGGACATTCTGGAGGAGGCTCGGGCGCACGTTGCCGAGTCGGATATTCATGTTGAGGAACTGATCGGCAAGCTTGAACAGGCGAACCGGGAAGCGGATCGGGCCTTTGCGGAAGCAAGCGCTGAACGTGAGGCCACCAAACGCTTGCGAGATGAGTGGGAGACGAAAACGAGCCGCTTAGAGCAGGAACTGGCAACGGAGCGCGAAAAGGCCAGACGCGAGACGCAGCAGCTCGTCGAGCGGGCTCAGCGCGAGAGTGAGCAAATTATTCGCGAACTTCGTCAGATGCGCCATGAAGCCGGTGTGAAGGACCATGAACTCGTGGAATTGCGCAAATCCCTCGAGGGTCTATCTCCGGAACCCGAGCAAGGGCACGCCAGTGGAAAGCGCAGTAATCAAGGCAAGCGGTTGTCAGTAGGCGCTCGCGTGAAAGTATTATCGCTCGGCCAGAAGGGTGATGTCGTTGAAGTGGCGGGCGACGGCTCGCACGCTACGGTACAACTCGGTTTGATGCGAATGAAAGTGGACGCTTCGGATCTAGAAATTTTGCAGGAAAAGGCAGAGGAGCAAGTCGTCCGTCATACACGCAAGTCTCCAGCGAAAGACATTCGCATGGAACTTGACGTTCGCGGTGAGACGGTCGAAGACGCCATCATGCGCATCGACAAATACCTGGATGACGCCGTGGTTTCCGGACTGGCTCGCGTTGTAATCATTCACGGGAAGGGTACTGGTGCACTCAGGAACGCGATCCGTCGACATCTCGGGCGCCACCCGCAGGTCAAGACGAGCCAAGCTGCCGGTCTCGGCGAAGGCGGCGACGGTGCAACTGTTGTGACGGTGCGGATCTAGGGCTGGGGAGAGCCGGGGTGCCGGGCTGGGCTGGGCTGGGCTCCGTGCCCGGCGAACCTCGCGGGTCCGCAGCCGGCCCGGGGTCGCACCGTGTGAAATCCCGGAGTGCAGCGATGACGAGGTAGCTGTAAGGAACGGTATTCGTCAAATCGGATATTTGCCCCTTTACAATGGCGAATAAGGGATACCTTAGTTCTCAGTGTCCAGTTATCTGAATGTCGAAAGTGGACAGATTAGGGAACCTGGGGTCCTTATACCCTTAATGGTCACTTAATTGACTCAACAAGGTACTGGCATTCCCCAGTTGTAGACTCATCTCCGAATTAGGACTCTAGTTTTTCTGCTTTTTTAAAAAATCTCTTGTATGGCACAATCTGCAGTCATTATTCATCATGTCGTCCCCAACCCCCGCCGGCATCGAGGCCAGGCACGAGCCCGGGTCTCCGCGCCAGGTACATGCGGGCCCCCCATCTTTGGCTACGTCCCCAACCCGTCGCCACACGGCTCCCGCGAACGCCCCACCTCCGCAAGCCGTCCAACGCCTCGCGTCTATGCGTTACCCCATCCACGCCACTTTCACTGGCTCTTTAGCATCCTCCACGTCAGCCCGCCATCTGTTGTTTTGAGGAGCACGGAGTGGTCCTTGAATGTCGTTTGTGGGTTTTCGTCTGTAAATACCGCGAAAGCGGTAGAGTCATTGACGACATCTAGTTCCGCTAAGGGTGCCTTTTGGATGGTCTTTCTGTAGAGCGGTCCGGGTTGGATCGTTCGCCAGGTGGCGCCCGCATTGCTTGTCTCGACGAGATGGGCTTGATGGATGTCTCCGAGCCAGGCGATCCGTCCGTCACAGAGTGAAGTGACGAATGGGTTTGATGAAATTTCGGCGCCGGATTTTGACCAGGATTGTCCGCCGTCTTTGCTTAGGTACAGTTGTGCGTATCCAGGGCCTGTGTTGTTGCTAGGCTGCGTGTAGGCTAGGAAGATACCGGATTGTTCGCTTAGGGACGGGGCAATGGTGCCGATCAAATTGTCTGTAGGGCGAACGGCAGCGGGAATTGGGATACTGGACACATGCCAGCTTTTGCCGCCGTCGTTCGAGTGATAGAGAGGTTCGAATTTTTGGTTGTACACGTCTGTTGGTTCCAGGCCTGCCCAGAGATCGTGGGAGGTCGATGCGGACAAGTTCAATAGAAAGGCGGACTCTGGCAGGGTCTTTGTGGTTGGGCTCGTGGATGGAATGTATCCATTGTCTACAGAGACCACGTTCCACGTCGATCCGCCATCTTGTGTTCGGTAGATAGCCTTTTGCGTGTGACCTGAAGCAGGACTAGATTGGGCTGCTATCCAGCCGTGTTGTGGGTCGGAAAAGACAATCGCAGAAAGGGCATTGAGTGGTGGTTGAAGGGTTAGGTCGGACTTTGCCCAAGTTTGGCCGCCGTTCGTTGTTCGGTCAATGTGTACCTGATTGTCCAGGGTCCAGGCCATGATTATGTCGTTTGGATTGACGATGGCTGCTAGCGGTTCATTCGTAAACCCTTCGGATTGCTCCGGCAACCCATGCGGCATAGGGATTTGGTGCCAGGTCGTTCCACCGTCACTCGTGAGGCCAAGGACGAATTTTCGATTCTTGTAGCCCGTTTGCCATCCCGTTTTTGAGTCGAACATGTGAATGTGACGAATGATATCAAAAGATTGGTTGGGACGATTGGACCACGGTATATTAGGGGATTGTAGTGAGTTTTTTTGGTCAGCACTGCTTGCGGTTTCGTTGTTTGTCGTCATGGTTGTCGAAGTCGTCATGTTCTTGACAGTGGTGGTTGGGGACTGTGTGCTACATGCCGTCGCCAGTGTCAACGAGACTGGCAAAGTGACGAGCCACAGACCGTGTTCTTTGTTCATCTCAATTATCTCCTTCGAAATCCCCTCGTACCATTAAGACGGAGTGAGCTTCAAACATGTTGCAAAAACATGATCTTGAGAATGATTCCAGAGTACAATATAGACAGCTAGAGTAAGAGGAGGGGACGTTCATGAATTTAGGACTTGAACAGAAGTCCGTGCTGGTCACGGCGGCAAGCCGTGGTCTTGGTTTGGCTTCGGCTCAGCTGTTTGCGGCGGAAGGAGCGAAAGTAACCATCGCCAGCCGGAATGAGGAATCGCTGCAGCGCGCTGCTCAACAGATTCAAACGGCAACGGGTCAATCCGTGAACGTGGTCAAGCTGGATGTGAACCGCCCGGAGGATATCGCTCGCGCTATCGAGTCCGCTGAAGAATTTGGAGACGGACTGGATGTGTTGGTGTGTAACGCAGGTGGTCCACCTGGAGGGTCATTTATCCAGCTAGACGACAGCAAATGGTACCAGGCATTTGAGCAAAACTTGTTGTCCGTAGTCCGACTTACTCGCGGTGCCATTCCGTATTTACGCAGATCGTCCGCAGGGAGAATTGTGAATATTACGTCCTCCTCCATTAAGCAACCGATTTCGGGGCTTGTTCTGTCCAATACCATGCGCGCGGGCGTTTGGGGCCTGACCAAGACATTGAGTGATGAGTTTGGGGCATACGGTGTCCTTGTGAACACTGTGGGTCCGGGGCGTATTGCGACGGATCGCATCGCGGAAATTGACGAAGTGACAGCACAGCGGGAAGGGATCGACGTGGCCCAAGTAACGGAGAAATTTATCGCCCAGATTCCTTTAGGTCGCTATGGCCAGCCGGAAGAGTTTGCACGGGCAGTTGTCTTTCTAGCCTCGCCAGCCAATACATATATCACGGGCCAAGCTTTGCTCGTGGACGGCGGCATGGTGAAGAATCTGTAGGGACTAAGCTAAACAGTGCTAAAAAGCAAAGAGGCACTTCGTCATGCGACGAGTGCCTTTTTTCAACTGTTCAGTTACGTGTTGCTTCCCGACCCGAAACCAGGTATCCATCCAGTTTTGTTTCCCGTTTCAGATGTCGTGTTTGTGTGAGAACCTTTACCCGTTCCTCCAGTGGCTGTGTTACCCGTGTTGTTGGACGGAGATGGAGGTGTTCCACCACCACTCGAAGTGTTGTTACCGGGCGTGCCACCGGTACCCGTCGGAGGAGTCGAGTTACCTGTTTCGTTTCCTGACCCAGTACTATTTCCGGTGTCATTGCCACCTGGCTGGTCAGGCGTGGGTACACCTATCTGTACCGCAATCGGAACCGAAGCGGGAGACATCGTGCTTGTCGATTGAGCGTATATCTCGTAATACACAATACTCGCGTTCGCCGGTAGGCTTTGATCTGTGTACGCTGTGGTCGAGACGCCGCCGAGATCGACATACGGACCCTGCTGACTTGTTGCCCGGAAGACCTCGTAATCGTCTGCATCCGACACGGGCGACCAGCGCAATGTGACACTGGTTCCGTGCAGTTGACCGCTCACTCCTGTTGGTGCTGCCATTTGGCTGACTGTGCTCGTCAGGCTTCCACCGTCGAGAATTTGACCGCCTCGTGGGTCAGCCTGCGTGGGCAGGAGGTACGGCGTGTCGGCAGTGACGCCAGTAGGAACCTTATGTGCTGCATCTGGAACATCCGGCAGTTTGATGAATACGCCAGTCCGAACGTCTTGGGGTGGTGTGTTTGTCGTCGCGAGATACTTCTGTCCGCCGATCACGACGTATTTCGCCGCCACGTCAACGTTGTCTTTCTGAGTCGGTTGCGTACCATCAATGTACAGTTCCGAGACGATGCTTCCGTGAGCCGTTGACAGCGGTGTTGGAAGCATACCACTTTTGCTGCTGACACCCACGTTCACAATGGAAGCTGGGCGTGGCCACGCCTTGTTTGCAGGATCTTGCTTTAAAATCGGCTTCATGATATCGGCCCAAACGTTGAATTTCAAGTTGTAGACACTCTGCGCAATGGATTGATGGTGGTTATACCCCATCCAAATCCCCGCCGTATACTTCTGTGTGTAGCCGATAAACCAGCCGTCTGCCCGGTCATCCGTGGTACCTGTTTTGCCAGAGACGTATTGACCCGGGAATTGACTGCCGATAAAGGGTGCCGTACCCATTGGA
This is a stretch of genomic DNA from Alicyclobacillus dauci. It encodes these proteins:
- a CDS encoding WD40/YVTN/BNR-like repeat-containing protein, with the protein product MNKEHGLWLVTLPVSLTLATACSTQSPTTTVKNMTTSTTMTTNNETASSADQKNSLQSPNIPWSNRPNQSFDIIRHIHMFDSKTGWQTGYKNRKFVLGLTSDGGTTWHQIPMPHGLPEQSEGFTNEPLAAIVNPNDIIMAWTLDNQVHIDRTTNGGQTWAKSDLTLQPPLNALSAIVFSDPQHGWIAAQSSPASGHTQKAIYRTQDGGSTWNVVSVDNGYIPSTSPTTKTLPESAFLLNLSASTSHDLWAGLEPTDVYNQKFEPLYHSNDGGKSWHVSSIPIPAAVRPTDNLIGTIAPSLSEQSGIFLAYTQPSNNTGPGYAQLYLSKDGGQSWSKSGAEISSNPFVTSLCDGRIAWLGDIHQAHLVETSNAGATWRTIQPGPLYRKTIQKAPLAELDVVNDSTAFAVFTDENPQTTFKDHSVLLKTTDGGLTWRMLKSQ
- the pheT gene encoding phenylalanine--tRNA ligase subunit beta — protein: MKVSYQWLSEFVDLSGYTPDSLAELLTGAGLAVDAVESRNLGVEGVVVGVVRDMEHHPDADRLNVCQVDVGQAELLQIVCGAPNVRPGMIVPVALPGAKLPGGKEIKRAKLRGVTSNGMLCSASEIGLDTRLLPASQTTGLYALPEDTEIGKDITQVLHLDDWVLDIDLTPNRSDCLSIRGLAYEIAALTKKPTSFPTQIEIPLPDVPSPIRVRIDSERCGRYDAQVLEGLETGASPLWMQARLMTMGVRPIDVIVDVTNYVMLEWGQPLHAFDEASIADQTIVVRQATDGETLQTLDGQTRTLDSDMLVIADPQKAIGLAGVMGGENSEIRTGTSRVVIESARFDAPSTRRTGQKLGLRSEAQQRFEKGIDPATVRNALLRATQLLIQLAGAQLVGGISTARRDQDETTLHRTVRFSPDRCRALLGCSIEDKTIQAIFSQLGFSVKQRDTEWDVSVPTRRPDIELQADLVEEVARIYGYDNIPSTELTGPITAGGRDARQQLLGRIREGLIASGLFEVRTYAFTSPEALAALQLPAGARETHMIPLMHPMSDERRVLRTHMLPSLAEVAKYNLAHRVDGGAIFELGRVYEPKESPVQSQPDEHTVVGLLWFGETSENIYGRSRPVDFFDAKGALDHLFHRLGIAVRYERANESWLHPGRSARMIVKDTVIGLVGEVHPATAEALDVSHSIYAQLSVESIIERLPISTTVHALPRFPGSRRDVALIVSTQVLVGDMLNVIKDVGHDYSILQNATVFDVYSGQGVPENHKSVAIAIHFQAEERTLTDSEIEDVVKVVLERLQNVFGAQLRG
- a CDS encoding cell division protein ZapA, with amino-acid sequence MDNRSVNRVKVVIHGMEYTLRGQAPTEHLYEVATMVDKMMSEIAATSAYMDDRRVAVLTALNLADELQRLRHDYQQLVDLIDDKTRGDSSQ
- a CDS encoding CvpA family protein; its protein translation is MSGFGVLDIIFIAVIALGAINGYRLGFVRQVTRLFGAVIAYFVSYWLRPYVAPVVENMHLFSHLPQSAVANTLFGNLSGAIAFGVVFIVTFLLLRYAAGLIDALFSLPVLSFVNRTVGLVAGVALAVIFVYVVSLIMHYVNTPGVQHLVNQSRIARWLTGNAWQFVSHIGSTKNLNV
- a CDS encoding phage holin family protein; the encoded protein is MQRIIGTIVRFIVSALVLMLVGYLVPGFGVMGFWSAVLAAIVISILGLAMEALFGRRISPYGRGIVGFISGAIVIYVAQLFVPGMRASILGALLASLVIGIIDLFIPTNLRGTHDER
- the pheS gene encoding phenylalanine--tRNA ligase subunit alpha codes for the protein MDFTALKAQLDTLRDHAVTKLASVSDTKSLNEWRVAYLGKKSEVSGLAKQMGGLAPEERPKFGQLLNDVRQALEAEWEEKRNILERAEQNARLSAETIDITLPGRETQPGAYHPISRVIREIEDVFLGMGFMIADGPEVETDLYNFEMLNLPKDHPARDMQDTFYITDELLMRTHTSPMQVRTMQRMHPQVPVKVLVPGRVYRRDEDDATHSHAFTQIEGLVVDKNIRMSDLKGILEQFAKALFGENQRVRLRPSFFPFTEPSAEVDLVCVHCGGDGCRVCKETGWIEILGSGMVHPRVLDMAGYDSSIYSGFAFGMGAERIAMLKYGITDIRQLYQNDLRFLRQFTGA
- a CDS encoding endonuclease MutS2, with protein sequence MLERSLKALEYPYIQEQLSSYAMCSLGKQAAAEMSPFQNITEANRELDAVDECLRCILRAGGPPFGGITDIRTDLRRAEIGGTLSADRILAVARLIQGGRAFRQYVSRAAELTELVHLPELTEGMVDAKRTEQEIAHAISDDGQVLDHASEQLHRLRSERRRAEGEVRTVLDRMLRANQKLLQEPIIAMRGTYFCLPVRVEHKNQIRGVVRDVSSSGSTVFIEPQAVVDISNRVRELQVLEEQEIERILFKLSQIIAEVAPDLRVNVNILQTIDLWFAKASYARALDAKRPTLTDNVWRLHGARHPQLNKDAVPVDVELGDRFHLLIVTGPNTGGKTVTLKTVGLLTLMAMSGCFLPTKRESEVGFSTEIFVDIGDEQSIEQSLSTFSSHMNNIIHMLSTVRPDSLVLLDELGAGTDPAEGSALAIAILDRLSSIGCRVIATTHYAELKGYAFQNENAMNASMEFDVESLRPTYRLLVGVPGRSNALAIAERLGLPRDILEEARAHVAESDIHVEELIGKLEQANREADRAFAEASAEREATKRLRDEWETKTSRLEQELATEREKARRETQQLVERAQRESEQIIRELRQMRHEAGVKDHELVELRKSLEGLSPEPEQGHASGKRSNQGKRLSVGARVKVLSLGQKGDVVEVAGDGSHATVQLGLMRMKVDASDLEILQEKAEEQVVRHTRKSPAKDIRMELDVRGETVEDAIMRIDKYLDDAVVSGLARVVIIHGKGTGALRNAIRRHLGRHPQVKTSQAAGLGEGGDGATVVTVRI